DNA sequence from the Sulfurimonas sp. HSL3-1 genome:
GCACGAAGGCGAGCTACTACGCCGCCATCACGGCCAAGGCGTACCGCATGGCCATCGACGATTACTATGCGGGCCTGGAGCCGAGCGAACGCTACCAGGAGGAGCTGAACACGATGCAGAACCGCGGCTTTACCGACGCCTACCTCGTCAACCGCCCCTTCGAGAAGCACGATACCCAGAGCCTCGATTTCACGATGCAGATGGGGACCCACCAGGTGAGCGGCATGGTAACCGAAGACGGCGGGCACTTTCTTTGCAAGTATACGACCCGCCCCGGCGACGAGGCGGAGATCGTCGCGCCTTGGGATGCGGTGCTCTCACCCTATGAAAACGAGTACGGGTCGATTTTTGAGCGCGACGGACGCTGGTATGTCCGTTTCAATAAGCTCGTGGCGGAAAATGGACGGGAGTGGGACGCGGTGCACAGCGGCAACGTCAACCCCATCGTATTGCCGGGCGCACTGCCCCAGTACAGCTTCCTCCGCATCCCTGCCGACGGGATCGACCAGTCGCCGCCCGTCTAACGCTTGCCGTGAATTCGCTATAATTCCGCATCAAAATACAGGGGCATGAAATGAAATTCGTTTCAATCATTATCGGATCCAAAAGTGACTATGACGTCATGAAATCGTGTGCGGATACGCTGGAAACCTTCGGGGTACAGTATGAGCTGATCATCTCCTCGGCGCACCGTTCGCCGGAACGTACCAAAGAGTACATCCTTGAAGCGGAAGCCAAAGGGGCCCAGGTCTTCATCGCCGCGGCGGGCATGGCGGCGCACCTCGCGGGCGTCCTGGCCTCCAAGACGGTCAAGCCGATCATCGGCGTGCCGATGAGCGCCTCGGCGCTGAGCGGGATCGACGCGCTCCTCTCCACCGTCCAGATGCCGGCGGGCATGCCGGTTGCGACCGTCGCCATCGGCAAGGCGGGCGCGATCAACTCGG
Encoded proteins:
- the purE gene encoding 5-(carboxyamino)imidazole ribonucleotide mutase; protein product: MKFVSIIIGSKSDYDVMKSCADTLETFGVQYELIISSAHRSPERTKEYILEAEAKGAQVFIAAAGMAAHLAGVLASKTVKPIIGVPMSASALSGIDALLSTVQMPAGMPVATVAIGKAGAINSAYLAMQIMALESEDLRIKLQEDRVAKAKKVEMDSLEIETKL